Genomic segment of Hoplias malabaricus isolate fHopMal1 chromosome 14, fHopMal1.hap1, whole genome shotgun sequence:
TTGAGTGCTCATGTCTTGTACTCCTGCAATGGCTGACGAAGTGGATACCGGCCCTCTCAGGGCAGGGCGCGGTGGAAGATCCAGGCAGCCGAATGCCAGGCAGAGGTTCAGCAGCAGTAGTCACTCCAGAGGGCTTTTAGACGGACTCCTCGCTCTCCGTGAAGGAGGGGTTCTATTCGATGTGGTCCTAACTGTGGAGGGAAGACCCATTCAAGCTCATCGCATCCTGCTGGCGGCTTCCTGCGGATACTTCAGGTCAGCAGGGTGTTAGCTGTTAACATACACCATGTTTCACACATATTCACTTACATTTAACAGAGTGCTTCAGAAGTGGTGGTTGACAGTGCAtcagtggcagtgtgtgtgaagttATGCTGTACGTTCCCTATGTTTTTTAGAGGTATGTTTGCTGGTGGTTTGCGAGAGATGCAACAGAGTGAGATCACCATTCATGGAGTTACGCACACAGCTATGACCAAGCTTTTGGACTTCATCTACACATCTGAACTGGAGCTGGATCTGGACACAGTGCAGGAGGTTCTATGTGCTGCCACTCTGATGCAGGTGAGACCATAAACGTCACCTACCACCTCTAATTTTAATTTTGCACTTACCCAAAATTTAGTCAGTCGACCGAGgcatgtttggtgtctgaagtttgcttctttattttTGCACTTGAGCCAAACGTCTTATAATCGCTTTTCTGTCAGGTCCAAGACGTAATTGAATTCTGCTGCGAGTTCCTGTTTTCCTGGATGGATGATGACAACATTCTGGAGGTGGAAAAGCTTGCAGACATCTATGGGCTGGAGCAGCTGGGGGATAAGGTGCACTCGTACCTTCTGAAGAACATCCAGACCTTCTCTCGCACGTCCATTTACCGTCAGCTGCCAACAGAGAAGGTTCTGAGAGTGTTGTCCAGCGATGAGCTGCAGGTGAGCTCAGAGTATGAGGTGTTTGAGGCTGCACTGCACTACCACTACAGCCCAGAGGAGGTGGATTTGGATCAGATGTGCCTTCAGACGGGAGGAACCAAGGCAGATACTTTCCTAGAGGTACGTCAAGGGTGGAGTATATTTCTACACATAAATGGCCACTCTGAGTTTGTAAACAAGCCTTTTAAATGACTTGTTCACGTTTTTTTTTGATGGTCCATGGTAGATGCGTTAAAGATGGTCTTCACTTTCTTTTCCCACCATTTCCTACATTTCCCTCCAAAACCTGAACTTAAACCTAAACCTGCTTTCACACGGAATGCGCTGTCTCACATAGCAAACTGCTTTTAATAAAGATTGGTATGCGTGCCATGCTCACTACTCCAGCGTGAAATTTTGGGCAACAACGTGTGGCATGGAGGAGGGTTCATAAACTGGTAAAATTAGGCTTTCAAATGTACATTTTCTACATTCCGTGTAAAAGCAGCTCAAACCTGTTAATGACATGAGTTCCTTTATTAATTATTGGAGGATTCTTGAAAATGTTATCTATAAATTTGTGAATTGTAACTGGGCAACGTTATGTTCTAGTTCATGGTCAATTATACCACATTTTGCCATGACCCTCAGTGTGATTGACTGAGGGATGTTTTAGGAGTGCTAGTGTTGCACAGTAATGGCACTCTGACTGAAAACATTACACAGTATTACTCCACCACATTTCCACATAACCTAGTCTAGCAATGACACCAGCGCTTACAAGACGGGGGTGGGATAGTAGCCCGTTTCCACCAACGTGAAACAGGTTCCAACCCAAGTTTGAACCATTTGGCATATTTTCACCAACATAAACAGGTTTCAGAACTCAAAAATGTTAGTTCCAAGCTAGTAGTAGCTCCAGAATGGTCAAAGATTGGTTGAATTTAAAAGAACGAAAGAGTATTTTAGTGGGATGTTTTTGACTTGAGTGTTATTCTGGTTAGGAACCCTTGCTGATGTTTGAGGCGGTGCGTTTCTGCCTGATGGAGAAAAGCAACCTTCAGCGTCTCCACAACCGTCTGAAGCCCTGTCCACTGCGGGAGTCTGTCTCCGCGGCTCTTCGTTATCACAGTCAGGAGCTGTGGCAGCCCGTCATGCAGAGCCCCCTCACTCAGCCGCGCTCCAGCTCCTGGTGTATTCTGGGATTTGGAGGCATGTATTCATCACCACCAGCTGATAATGAGGAGCGGATCCATGCCTTCCACCCATCCTGGGGTGAGTGGCGAAGCCTCGGAGCAGAGCGTGCTCCCCGAATGTCCAACATGGGAATCGCTGTCCTCAATAACTTTGTTTATCTGGTGGGAGGAGATAAGAACAGCAGTGGCTTCCGCGCTGAGGCTCGTTGCTGGAGGTGAGTGGTCAGATCTGTGATATCTAAAAGAAGGAATGACCAACACTAAATTAGACTTTACAACCGGCATATTTCAGGGCATCAACATTACTGACATATAAACACATAatgcatgcaaacacacatatacatacattacCTTCCTGACACATAATGTCAGTTGGAATGGACAGCTGAGTTAATGCATTTGCCTGTGTTTGTTGCAAAGCAGTGCAGGTTTACagtatttaatttaaacattgta
This window contains:
- the klhl22 gene encoding kelch-like protein 22, with translation MSCTPAMADEVDTGPLRAGRGGRSRQPNARQRFSSSSHSRGLLDGLLALREGGVLFDVVLTVEGRPIQAHRILLAASCGYFRGMFAGGLREMQQSEITIHGVTHTAMTKLLDFIYTSELELDLDTVQEVLCAATLMQVQDVIEFCCEFLFSWMDDDNILEVEKLADIYGLEQLGDKVHSYLLKNIQTFSRTSIYRQLPTEKVLRVLSSDELQVSSEYEVFEAALHYHYSPEEVDLDQMCLQTGGTKADTFLEEPLLMFEAVRFCLMEKSNLQRLHNRLKPCPLRESVSAALRYHSQELWQPVMQSPLTQPRSSSWCILGFGGMYSSPPADNEERIHAFHPSWGEWRSLGAERAPRMSNMGIAVLNNFVYLVGGDKNSSGFRAEARCWRYDPRHNTWCTIEPLRQQHADHCVCVLGDYIYAIGGRDYSNELDCVERYDPRSNTWEYVAPLKREVYAHAGAVVEGKIYIACGRRGMAYLKETYCYNPQDNHWSVCAEGPVERAWHGMAALNGRAYVIGGSNDGCGYRRDVLKVACYNPTADVWSVVCPLTAGHGEPGMAVLDGLIYILGGRSHDKGSRMKYVHVYDPEEDHWQNGTSLDDRVSGLSACVALVPRNTLALAQSWEQRAKASWEEVDWDDTDNSSEDG